Part of the Pseudomonas abietaniphila genome is shown below.
ATCGTCGGCAGGCGATGCTGTGACTGTAGACCCATCACCGATACAGGCATAATCGCGAAATCCTAATCATCGATATCAAATCCGGTATGTCAGACCTGCCTGAAAAATTTGCCACGCTGAAGATCTCCAGCCGCCAGATCGCACTGCTCAACGCGTTGGGCGAACTGGGCAACCTGCGCAAGGCGGCGTCGGCGATTCACACGACGCAACCCGCCGCGAGTCTGTTGTTGCAGCAGCTGGAAGAGCGCCTGGGCGTGCAACTGTTCGAGCGACTGCCCAGAGGCATGCAGCCGACGCTGTTCGGGGACGTGATGATCCGTTACGCCCAGGGCGCGCTGCATGAGTTCGAGTACGCCGAAGCGCAGATCGCTGAACTGGCGCGCGGCGCGGCAGGGATGGTCCGCATCGGCACGGTGATGGGCCCAGTGCCGACCTTGCTGACCCGCGGTGTGCTGGCGTTCAAGGCTCAACACCCAAAAGTGCGGGTGGCGATCGAGGTCGGCACCAGCGACACGCTGCTGCCGGCGTTGATTCGTGGGGATTTTGACCTGGTATTGGGCCGGCTGCCGGATCAGCTGGACAGTCAGGGGCTGGACATTCAGTTGTTTGAACAGGGCGAACGCATGCGCATCATTGCTCGCCCCAGCCATCCATTCGCCAACAGGCCCGACACGGGTCTGGCAGACCTGGCGCCACTGACCTGGATCCTGCACCCGATCGACAGTCCGATGAGGCGGCAGGTGGAAAACGCGTTGAAAGCCGCGCAGTTGATCCAGCCGCTGGACATCATCGAAACCAGCTCGATCCTCGCCACAACGGCCATGCTGGAGTCGTCCGACATGATCGCCGTGGTGCCCAACGACGTGGCCGAGCACTACGCCCGCTATGGAATGATCACCATGCTGCCGGTGGAACTGCCGCTGGCCATGGCTAATCTGGGCTTGCTGACCTCGAAGGCCAGGCCGATGTCGGCGGCGGTGAAAGAGTTGTTGGGCTATCTGAAAAAGACCGACGAACTGCAGGCGCAAGGACCTTCGCCATGAAAAACGAACCGTTTTCATGTTTTTTTGATAACCACCCGTTATCGATCAATCGAAACCTTTCATTGGGAAATTATCAAAACGCTTCATAGAGTGATTCACAACGGGGGCCGGGCTGTGCCTGCGCCAGTCCGCCCAATACGAACAACAAGAACTTTGGCCGCCTGTAACGGCGTCGTTCCCTGTCCGGGAGCCGTTGTGCTGCGTCGTCGCGACTTGTCACGACGCAGACGCAGGGGGTAACCGTCCTGAGAGGCCGCATGGAACTCATCGCCAAAACGCCAGCGTTCGACAGTAGCGCCCTGGTCATCCGCCTCAACCCCCTCGACAACGTGCTGGTTGCCAGGCAAGCGCTGAGCGCAGGCACGCGCCTCGAAGAAGAAGGCATCACCGTGCTGCAGGACATACCGTCCGGGCACAAGGTGGCGACGATCCGCGTCGAACAGGGCCAGGCGCTGCGCAGGTACGGGCAGATCATCGGTTTTGCGTCGCAACCGATCGAGGCCGGTCAGCACGTGCATGTGCAGAACGTCGAGATGTCGGATTTCTCTCGCGACTACGCCTTTGGCGTAGACGTCCACGAGACGCCGAAAACCGAGGCGTTCTTTCAAGGCATCGTGCGCGCCGACGGTCGGGTCGCCACGCGTAACTACATCGGCATTCTCACGTCGGTGAACTGCTCGGCCACCGTGGCCCGGGCGATTGCCGACCAGTTTCGTCGCGACATCCAT
Proteins encoded:
- a CDS encoding LysR family transcriptional regulator: MSDLPEKFATLKISSRQIALLNALGELGNLRKAASAIHTTQPAASLLLQQLEERLGVQLFERLPRGMQPTLFGDVMIRYAQGALHEFEYAEAQIAELARGAAGMVRIGTVMGPVPTLLTRGVLAFKAQHPKVRVAIEVGTSDTLLPALIRGDFDLVLGRLPDQLDSQGLDIQLFEQGERMRIIARPSHPFANRPDTGLADLAPLTWILHPIDSPMRRQVENALKAAQLIQPLDIIETSSILATTAMLESSDMIAVVPNDVAEHYARYGMITMLPVELPLAMANLGLLTSKARPMSAAVKELLGYLKKTDELQAQGPSP